A window from Sphingopyxis alaskensis RB2256 encodes these proteins:
- a CDS encoding tryptophan halogenase family protein — MGTSIHNVVIVGGGTAGWLSACVLAARRPDLSIILIEAPGIATIGVGEGTWPTMRETLATIGIEETEFLRECDASFKQGSLFVGWVTGAPEDRYLHPFSAPPPIDMRDVLAAWRADENARSFAAAVTPQAAICERDLAPRHPAMPDYAGTLNYAYHLDAGKFAQLLARHATERLGVTHVAAEVTGIIADGDGDIAALALHDGTAIGGELFIDCSGQAALLIGGHHGVEWIDRSDVSFNDRALAVQVPTQAESAIASQTIGTAHRAGWIWDIALPTRRGIGCVYAARFMSEAEADTVLRNYIAAHMPEADAGNLTPRALSFRTGYRARFWQKNCVAIGLSAGFIEPLEASAIVMIELSVRALADNFPASRAIMDIHAQRFNTLFRYRWERIVDFLKLHYALSQRQEPYWKAHRDPATIPSRLAEQLALWRDQPPSAWDFPQVDEVFSAASQQYVLYGMRPGETVSLSRPRSEACVRLAEISERARALVAALPENRAYFSALRAHAA; from the coding sequence ATGGGCACGTCGATTCATAATGTGGTGATCGTGGGAGGAGGAACGGCAGGCTGGCTCTCGGCATGCGTCCTGGCGGCGCGCCGTCCTGACCTGTCGATCATATTGATCGAAGCTCCCGGCATCGCCACCATTGGCGTCGGCGAAGGCACCTGGCCGACGATGCGGGAAACGCTGGCGACCATCGGCATCGAGGAAACCGAGTTTCTGCGCGAGTGCGATGCTTCGTTCAAGCAGGGATCGCTATTTGTCGGATGGGTGACCGGCGCGCCGGAGGACCGGTATCTTCATCCCTTTTCCGCGCCGCCGCCGATTGACATGCGCGACGTGTTGGCGGCCTGGCGCGCGGACGAAAATGCCAGATCCTTTGCCGCCGCGGTAACGCCGCAGGCCGCGATCTGCGAGCGCGACCTTGCTCCGCGACACCCTGCGATGCCGGATTATGCGGGAACGCTAAACTACGCTTATCATCTTGACGCGGGCAAGTTTGCCCAGCTTCTGGCGCGTCATGCCACAGAAAGGCTCGGCGTGACGCATGTCGCTGCAGAGGTCACCGGAATTATCGCCGACGGCGATGGTGACATTGCAGCGCTTGCGCTGCACGATGGCACGGCAATCGGGGGCGAGCTGTTCATCGACTGCAGCGGGCAGGCCGCCCTTCTGATCGGCGGGCATCATGGCGTCGAATGGATCGACCGCTCCGACGTTTCCTTCAACGACCGCGCCCTTGCCGTGCAGGTGCCGACGCAGGCGGAAAGCGCCATCGCCTCGCAGACCATCGGGACAGCCCATCGGGCCGGCTGGATCTGGGACATCGCCCTGCCCACGCGGCGGGGGATCGGTTGCGTCTATGCTGCGCGTTTCATGTCGGAGGCCGAGGCCGATACGGTGTTGCGCAACTACATCGCGGCGCACATGCCGGAGGCCGACGCTGGCAACCTGACACCGCGCGCCTTGTCGTTCCGGACAGGTTATCGCGCGCGGTTTTGGCAGAAGAATTGCGTTGCCATCGGACTGTCTGCCGGGTTCATCGAACCGCTTGAAGCCTCGGCAATCGTCATGATCGAACTGTCGGTGCGCGCGCTTGCTGACAATTTTCCTGCCAGTCGCGCGATAATGGATATTCATGCTCAGCGCTTCAACACGCTGTTCCGCTACCGCTGGGAGCGCATCGTCGACTTCCTCAAGCTTCATTATGCGCTCAGCCAGCGCCAGGAACCCTATTGGAAAGCGCATCGTGATCCTGCGACGATTCCCTCGCGGCTCGCCGAGCAACTCGCTCTTTGGCGCGATCAGCCTCCGTCAGCATGGGACTTTCCACAGGTCGACGAAGTTTTCTCGGCCGCGAGCCAGCAATATGTGTTGTATGGGATGCGACCCGGCGAAACGGTGTCGCTGAGCCGACCCCGATCAGAGGCATGCGTCCGACTGGCCGAAATATCCGAACGCGCACGCGCCCTGGTGGCCGCGCTGCCCGAGAACCGCGCCTATTTTTCCGCACTTCGGGCGCACGCCGCCTAG
- a CDS encoding class I adenylate-forming enzyme family protein, with protein sequence MRTSLLLDIAADAASDRPALGSGEEAIDFGTYRARASQTAAWLASRGKANTAFLGMNGELLPILLFASGMAGTAFVPLNYRLPDADLNRLVARTAPAVLIADDDMLARIAPAEGIELVARSDFEAEFLAGPTPPPAALPEAENDIAVLLFTSGTTGEPKAAVLRHTNLTAYVMSTVEFLGAGEDEAALVSVPSYHVAGISAILTAAYGGRRIVYLPAFTPDQWVATAAAEAVTHAMVVPTMLDRILDVMEQTGETLPALRALSYGGGKMPEPVIARALAKLPHVDFVNAYGLTETSSTIALLGAEDHRIAFASGDPAIRRRIASVGKPLPSIELEIRREDGTPCAPGEHGEIHVRGEQVSGEYLNKKAVADDGWFATNDAGWLDEGGYLFVEGRLDDVIVRGGENISPGEIEDLLRTHDDIADCAVLGIPCEKWGEKVVAVIVSRSGRPDIEALSSAIRAKLRSTKTPEQWFVRDALPYNETGKLLRRVLKAELAEAACAG encoded by the coding sequence ATGCGAACCTCGCTGTTGCTGGACATTGCCGCTGACGCGGCCTCTGATCGGCCCGCGCTGGGCAGCGGCGAGGAGGCGATCGACTTCGGCACCTATCGCGCGCGCGCCAGCCAGACAGCGGCGTGGCTGGCCAGCCGCGGCAAGGCCAACACAGCCTTCCTCGGCATGAACGGCGAACTGCTGCCCATCCTGCTGTTCGCCAGCGGCATGGCGGGAACAGCCTTTGTGCCCCTGAACTACCGCCTCCCCGATGCCGATCTCAACCGGCTGGTCGCGCGCACCGCCCCGGCCGTGCTGATCGCCGACGACGACATGCTGGCGCGCATCGCCCCGGCCGAAGGTATCGAACTGGTCGCACGGAGCGATTTCGAAGCGGAGTTTCTGGCAGGACCAACGCCGCCGCCCGCCGCCCTGCCCGAAGCAGAGAATGACATCGCGGTGCTGCTGTTCACCAGCGGCACGACCGGCGAACCGAAAGCCGCGGTGCTGCGCCACACGAACCTGACCGCCTATGTCATGTCCACGGTGGAGTTTCTGGGCGCGGGCGAGGACGAAGCCGCGCTGGTCAGCGTTCCTTCCTATCACGTCGCCGGCATTTCGGCGATCCTGACCGCCGCCTATGGCGGACGGCGGATCGTCTATCTCCCCGCTTTCACGCCGGACCAATGGGTCGCCACGGCCGCTGCCGAAGCCGTCACCCACGCGATGGTCGTGCCTACGATGCTCGACCGCATTCTGGACGTGATGGAACAGACCGGCGAAACGCTACCTGCCTTGCGCGCGCTATCCTATGGTGGCGGCAAGATGCCGGAGCCGGTGATCGCGCGTGCACTGGCAAAGCTGCCCCACGTCGATTTCGTCAACGCCTATGGCCTGACCGAAACCAGTTCGACCATCGCCCTGCTGGGCGCGGAGGATCATCGCATCGCCTTTGCGTCCGGCGACCCCGCGATCCGCCGCCGGATAGCATCGGTCGGGAAGCCGTTGCCAAGTATCGAGCTGGAAATCCGGCGCGAGGACGGAACCCCCTGCGCCCCTGGGGAGCATGGCGAAATTCACGTCCGCGGCGAGCAGGTTTCGGGCGAATATCTGAACAAAAAGGCGGTGGCCGACGACGGCTGGTTTGCCACCAATGATGCCGGCTGGCTGGACGAAGGCGGATATCTGTTCGTCGAGGGCCGCCTCGACGATGTGATCGTGCGCGGGGGCGAGAATATCTCGCCCGGCGAAATCGAAGACCTGCTTCGCACCCATGACGACATTGCCGATTGCGCGGTGCTGGGCATTCCGTGCGAGAAATGGGGCGAAAAGGTGGTTGCGGTGATTGTCTCGCGATCGGGCCGTCCCGACATCGAAGCGCTGTCGTCCGCGATCCGCGCGAAGCTTCGTTCGACCAAGACCCCCGAACAATGGTTCGTGCGCGATGCCCTTCCCTATAATGAAACGGGCAAGCTGCTGCGGCGCGTGTTGAAGGCGGAACTGGCGGAAGCGGCCTGCGCGGGGTAG
- a CDS encoding TonB-dependent receptor, translated as MNDSRKVRFDRLAMGVSLLAIGIACQPALAQDDVVAQNEDDAIVVTGIRASLEQAQNIKRNAQGVVDAISAEDIGKFPDTNLAESLQRITGVSIDRASGEGSTVTVRGFGPEFNLVVVNGRQMPTSTLGDGFSAPSTRSFDFGNLAAEGVAGVEVYKSGRASLPTGGIGSVINIKLPRPLDRPGLNGSIGVKGVYDTSQLYGTDVTPEISGIISKTFADDRIGILLAGSYQKRNGGQAQFTVGNWRPGYTGAENNWGTLAQPGDPRFANIENRPGPTDIYQVPQNAAYDFYDFQRERINGQAVLQFKPTDSLDVSLDYIFAQNTFDSRQSSIGVWFNHNDTSSSWTNGPAAGANFYAENFAAAEGKDLAITGAVGSNRNINHSFGGNIKWEGPWGLRLELDGHHSTAESKPTSPYGSGIAVGTAIFGVASQRVDFTTDMPVISVAMHPGSEIAAENIRPAGNAFRNAYMKDTIDQVSLRGGFDFDASFIESLDFGASYLENDVRTAFGVIQNDTWGGTLSAADTPDSLFTPRALSPDLSGMSGSRDPAIIPTYFLIDTAGLISLLDDRLGICDAAPGDTCLAPYSTDRRILEKSITPWVQSFHSFDLGDARANLRLGLRYEKTKVTSRALAEIPTGTVWVAQNEISLVKTPGTDFTTLKGEYDNWLPAIDFDLSPFENVKLRASYSHTITRPDYASMQGGITLAQPLRVGAGGSQASAGNPALLPYKSKNVDLSAEWYYDRASYVSVGFFNKKVSNFIANDTTQTPLFDLPDPSQGAAATAARQALGPNASFDQIVAWVQANRPADYVAGVGTAGGVAGRAGDPNVIFTFTQPSNSDQQARLWGWEFAIQHNFWDTGFGAILNYTVVNSDTGFDNTLPWTTTQFAVPGASDSANAVLYYDKNGLQARIAYNWRDRFLAGKDQDPYYIKSYGQFDASLSYEFKKGLTAFVEGINITNADRTGVRRNDRAIFFAAPGYARYSAGIRFTF; from the coding sequence ATGAATGATTCGCGGAAGGTCCGTTTCGATCGCTTGGCAATGGGCGTCTCGCTGCTTGCGATCGGCATCGCATGTCAACCGGCCCTCGCCCAGGATGACGTCGTTGCGCAGAATGAGGACGACGCGATCGTCGTTACCGGCATCCGTGCAAGTCTCGAACAGGCGCAAAATATCAAGCGCAATGCACAAGGCGTGGTCGATGCCATTTCCGCCGAAGACATCGGCAAGTTCCCCGACACCAATCTGGCGGAGTCGCTGCAACGCATCACCGGCGTATCGATCGACAGGGCCAGCGGGGAAGGGTCGACCGTCACGGTCCGCGGTTTCGGCCCCGAGTTCAACCTTGTCGTGGTGAACGGCCGCCAGATGCCGACATCGACCCTCGGTGACGGCTTCTCGGCACCATCGACACGCAGCTTCGATTTCGGCAACCTCGCCGCCGAAGGCGTCGCCGGGGTCGAGGTTTACAAGTCGGGCCGCGCTTCGCTTCCCACCGGCGGTATCGGCTCGGTCATCAACATCAAACTGCCACGACCGCTGGATCGCCCCGGCCTCAATGGCAGCATCGGTGTCAAGGGCGTTTACGACACGTCGCAACTTTATGGCACGGACGTCACGCCCGAGATCTCGGGCATCATCAGCAAGACCTTCGCCGATGACCGCATCGGCATCCTGCTCGCCGGTTCCTATCAGAAGCGTAATGGCGGCCAGGCGCAGTTCACTGTGGGCAATTGGCGGCCTGGCTATACGGGTGCGGAAAACAACTGGGGTACGCTTGCGCAACCCGGAGACCCGCGTTTCGCCAATATCGAAAACCGCCCCGGACCCACCGACATTTACCAGGTTCCGCAGAATGCGGCGTATGATTTTTACGATTTCCAGCGCGAGCGGATCAACGGCCAGGCGGTGCTGCAGTTCAAGCCGACCGACAGCCTCGATGTGTCGCTCGACTATATTTTTGCGCAAAACACCTTTGACAGCCGCCAGAGCAGCATCGGCGTGTGGTTCAATCACAATGACACGTCGAGCAGCTGGACCAACGGCCCCGCCGCGGGCGCCAATTTCTACGCGGAGAATTTCGCTGCCGCCGAAGGCAAGGATCTGGCGATCACCGGCGCGGTCGGTTCGAACCGCAATATCAACCATTCGTTCGGCGGCAACATCAAGTGGGAAGGGCCCTGGGGGCTGCGCCTCGAACTCGACGGCCACCATTCCACCGCGGAATCGAAGCCGACCTCGCCTTATGGCAGCGGGATTGCCGTCGGTACGGCCATCTTTGGCGTTGCCAGCCAGAGAGTGGACTTCACCACCGACATGCCGGTCATTTCGGTCGCCATGCACCCCGGTTCCGAGATCGCGGCTGAGAATATTCGTCCGGCGGGCAATGCTTTCCGCAATGCCTATATGAAGGATACGATCGATCAGGTCAGCTTGCGTGGCGGCTTCGATTTCGATGCGTCATTCATCGAAAGCCTCGATTTCGGCGCGAGCTACCTCGAGAATGATGTGCGGACGGCATTCGGGGTGATCCAGAATGACACGTGGGGCGGAACCTTGTCTGCGGCCGATACGCCGGATTCGCTGTTCACGCCGCGCGCACTCTCCCCCGATCTTTCCGGCATGAGCGGATCGAGGGACCCGGCCATCATTCCGACCTATTTTCTGATCGACACGGCAGGGCTGATTTCACTCCTCGACGACAGGCTCGGGATCTGTGACGCCGCGCCGGGCGATACTTGTCTGGCGCCTTATTCCACCGACCGGCGCATCTTGGAAAAGTCGATTACGCCCTGGGTGCAGTCCTTCCACAGCTTCGATCTGGGCGATGCCAGGGCGAATCTGCGTCTTGGACTGCGCTATGAGAAGACCAAGGTTACGTCGAGGGCGCTCGCCGAGATCCCCACGGGCACCGTCTGGGTCGCGCAGAATGAAATCAGCCTGGTCAAAACGCCCGGTACCGATTTCACGACGCTGAAAGGCGAGTATGATAACTGGCTTCCTGCGATCGATTTCGATCTGTCGCCCTTTGAAAATGTGAAGCTGCGCGCGTCTTACAGCCACACGATTACCCGCCCGGACTATGCCAGCATGCAAGGCGGCATTACGCTCGCGCAGCCGCTGCGCGTCGGCGCGGGCGGCAGCCAGGCAAGCGCCGGCAATCCGGCTCTGCTCCCCTACAAGTCCAAGAATGTCGATTTGTCGGCCGAATGGTATTATGATCGGGCAAGCTATGTGTCGGTAGGCTTCTTCAACAAGAAGGTCAGCAATTTCATCGCCAACGACACCACCCAGACGCCTTTGTTCGACTTGCCCGATCCGTCGCAGGGCGCGGCGGCCACGGCAGCGCGCCAGGCGCTCGGGCCGAATGCGAGTTTCGACCAGATCGTCGCCTGGGTTCAGGCCAATCGGCCAGCCGACTATGTGGCCGGCGTCGGGACGGCGGGTGGCGTTGCGGGTCGTGCCGGCGATCCGAACGTCATCTTCACCTTCACCCAGCCATCGAACAGCGATCAGCAGGCGCGGCTGTGGGGCTGGGAGTTTGCGATCCAGCATAATTTCTGGGATACCGGCTTCGGCGCGATCCTCAACTACACGGTGGTCAACAGCGATACGGGATTTGACAACACATTGCCGTGGACGACCACGCAATTCGCTGTTCCGGGCGCGAGCGACAGCGCGAACGCCGTGCTTTATTACGACAAAAACGGCTTGCAGGCGCGTATCGCCTACAACTGGCGGGACCGGTTCCTGGCCGGCAAGGATCAGGATCCCTATTACATCAAATCCTATGGCCAGTTCGACGCCAGCCTGAGTTACGAGTTCAAGAAAGGCCTCACCGCGTTCGTCGAAGGTATCAACATTACCAACGCCGACCGGACAGGCGTGCGCCGTAACGATCGCGCGATCTTCTTCGCGGCGCCGGGCTATGCGCGTTATTCGGCGGGCATTCGATTCACTTTCTGA
- a CDS encoding CoA transferase, translating into MTALLDAVATAGERLIAASDGRIAFDPRRALSRADDLDLAPPGEWSPNRHCRLIPCQDEWIAVSLARDADRDLVPAWTGSGFDEAPWDAIAASARARPATAMVADGVALHLPVARIGEASPFKAPDLYEGARDNGRVLDLSALWAGPYCGALLAEAGHEVVKVESTARPDPTPVHTPRLDRRLNGRKRRRNILFEPGALMAMVAKARVLITSGRPHALARLGLGEAEVFAANPDLLWIAITAHGWRGDAAMRVGFGDDCAAAGGLVAWNGDRPNFMGDALADPLTGIVAATLALEALAAGQCGVIDIALARTAAHFARIVA; encoded by the coding sequence TTGACCGCCTTGCTGGACGCCGTGGCGACCGCAGGCGAGCGGTTGATCGCCGCGTCGGACGGCCGCATCGCGTTCGATCCGCGCCGCGCGCTATCGCGCGCCGACGATCTTGATCTTGCGCCTCCCGGCGAATGGTCGCCCAATCGGCATTGCAGGCTGATCCCCTGTCAGGACGAATGGATCGCCGTGTCGCTCGCCCGCGACGCCGACCGCGATTTAGTGCCGGCGTGGACCGGCTCCGGCTTCGATGAGGCCCCCTGGGACGCCATTGCCGCGTCGGCAAGAGCAAGACCGGCGACAGCGATGGTGGCCGATGGCGTCGCGCTGCATCTGCCCGTCGCCCGCATTGGCGAAGCATCGCCGTTCAAGGCGCCGGATCTCTATGAGGGCGCTCGGGACAATGGCAGGGTGCTTGACCTGTCCGCGCTGTGGGCCGGCCCCTATTGCGGCGCCCTGCTCGCCGAGGCGGGGCATGAGGTGGTGAAGGTCGAAAGCACTGCCAGGCCCGATCCTACACCCGTCCACACGCCGCGGCTCGACCGGCGGCTGAACGGTCGAAAGCGGCGGCGAAACATCCTCTTCGAACCCGGTGCGTTGATGGCGATGGTTGCAAAGGCGCGTGTATTGATCACGTCGGGGCGCCCCCACGCGCTGGCCCGGCTCGGCCTTGGCGAAGCAGAGGTTTTTGCGGCCAATCCCGATCTGCTATGGATCGCGATCACCGCGCACGGCTGGCGCGGCGACGCGGCGATGCGGGTCGGCTTTGGCGATGACTGTGCGGCCGCGGGCGGACTGGTCGCCTGGAACGGCGACCGCCCGAACTTCATGGGCGACGCGCTCGCCGACCCGCTCACGGGAATCGTTGCCGCCACCCTGGCCCTCGAAGCCCTGGCTGCGGGGCAATGCGGCGTGATCGACATCGCGCTGGCGCGAACCGCCGCCCATTTTGCGCGGATCGTCGCATGA
- a CDS encoding acyl-CoA synthetase → MHPRHFARKAPDRPAIVMAASGETVSYSALENVANRGAQLFRSLGIATGDTIALWLKNCRDYFEIYWAAQRAGLYVCPIATHLTVEEAAYILNDSGACLLITHADVAAAPDLVSERQRLIPDVRHIFGLEAGMDGFPSWRAALTGFPSKPIADETAGYHLVYSSGTTGRPKGIRLPLSGEAADAPHMLGDRVAGRYGVGEDSVILSPAPLYHTAPLVYGMVAHRLGATLIVMDHFDAEDMLRLIERHRVTFIQMVPTMFVRLLALPGTTRAQYDLSSLQKIVHAAAPCPVEIKRRMIDWLGPIIYEYYGGSEGNGSTFITPQEWLEHPGSVGRADWGTLHICDEEGNEVPPGVDGLIYFEGGWDFQYLNDPEKTRDARHPRHPAWSTLGDIGHVDKDGYLYLTDRKGFMIISGGVNIYPQEVENLLITHPRVADAAVIGVPSAEFGEAVKAVVQPLDPADATDEFAEELLRFCRARLSHVKCPRSIDFDPALPRLDTGKLYKRSIRDRYWPVAPT, encoded by the coding sequence ATGCATCCGCGCCATTTTGCGCGAAAAGCGCCCGATCGTCCAGCCATCGTCATGGCGGCAAGCGGAGAAACGGTCAGCTATTCCGCGCTCGAAAATGTGGCGAATCGTGGAGCACAGCTTTTTCGCTCACTGGGGATAGCGACGGGTGACACGATCGCGCTTTGGCTCAAAAACTGCCGCGATTATTTCGAAATCTATTGGGCGGCGCAGCGGGCCGGACTTTATGTCTGCCCGATCGCGACGCATCTGACCGTAGAGGAAGCGGCCTATATATTGAACGACAGCGGCGCGTGCCTTCTGATCACCCATGCCGATGTAGCGGCTGCGCCGGACCTTGTCAGCGAACGTCAGCGCCTGATCCCGGACGTGCGTCACATATTCGGCCTGGAGGCGGGAATGGACGGATTTCCGTCATGGCGCGCGGCGCTGACGGGCTTTCCGTCCAAACCGATCGCGGACGAAACCGCTGGTTATCATCTGGTTTATTCGTCCGGCACTACCGGACGGCCCAAGGGCATAAGGCTGCCGCTCAGCGGCGAGGCGGCCGATGCGCCGCACATGCTGGGCGATCGGGTCGCCGGGCGCTATGGCGTCGGGGAGGATAGCGTCATCCTGTCGCCCGCACCGCTCTATCATACCGCGCCCTTGGTCTATGGCATGGTTGCGCATCGGCTGGGCGCAACATTGATCGTCATGGACCATTTCGATGCCGAGGACATGTTGCGCCTGATCGAACGCCATCGCGTCACCTTTATCCAGATGGTGCCGACGATGTTCGTGCGCCTGCTTGCGCTGCCGGGTACGACACGGGCGCAATATGATCTCTCGTCGCTGCAAAAGATCGTTCATGCCGCAGCGCCTTGTCCGGTCGAGATCAAGCGCCGGATGATCGACTGGCTCGGCCCCATCATCTATGAATATTATGGCGGGTCGGAAGGCAATGGATCGACCTTTATCACGCCGCAGGAATGGCTGGAGCATCCCGGATCGGTCGGGCGCGCCGACTGGGGAACGCTGCATATTTGCGACGAGGAGGGGAATGAGGTGCCACCGGGCGTCGACGGGCTGATCTATTTTGAAGGCGGCTGGGATTTCCAGTATCTGAACGACCCCGAAAAGACGCGTGACGCGCGACATCCGCGACATCCGGCATGGAGCACACTGGGCGACATCGGCCATGTCGATAAGGATGGTTATCTTTACCTGACCGACCGCAAGGGTTTCATGATCATATCGGGCGGCGTGAACATCTATCCGCAGGAAGTCGAAAATCTGCTGATCACTCACCCGCGCGTCGCCGACGCGGCCGTTATCGGCGTGCCGAGCGCCGAGTTCGGCGAAGCGGTGAAAGCGGTCGTGCAACCGCTCGATCCCGCCGACGCGACCGATGAATTTGCGGAAGAGTTGCTGCGTTTCTGCCGCGCCCGGCTGAGCCATGTGAAATGCCCGCGATCGATCGATTTCGACCCTGCGCTGCCCCGGCTCGACACGGGCAAGCTTTACAAGCGGTCGATCCGCGACCGCTATTGGCCTGTCGCGCCGACATAG
- a CDS encoding amidohydrolase family protein, which translates to MMLRFDLVIRNARTQDGRAVDVGICEGRIAAMDERVSGKGPEYDAAGQILGPGLHDHHLHLLAAAARRESVDLSGCRNADAIVDRLRRATGTPVTWVRAIGYDERVAGLPDRAVLDAWLPDRPLRIQDRTGGYWLLNSAGVRRLGGPPFPACVERSADGEPNGRIWRGDAWLRGRIGGQPPSLAALGATLARWGVTAVTDAGASNGAAEAALLAGALPQRLTIMGTEALPAGEGYRLGAVKLLLDENDLPPLAQLAARIDAARRLGRPVAAHCVTLGELLFYLGALDQAGGTKPGDRIEHGGRIAYSLIDDIAAAGLIVVTQPNFIHDRGDRYRAQMQDDELGDLYRLGSLIRAGVAMRGGSDAPYGELNPWIALRAATDRRTQRGHVIGIDEAIGREAALALYEAGALHIGGPADLMLYDWPRDPGALGHVGLTVIGGDIVWQA; encoded by the coding sequence ATGATGCTCCGTTTCGATCTGGTCATCCGCAACGCACGAACGCAGGACGGACGCGCGGTCGACGTCGGGATATGCGAGGGCCGGATCGCGGCAATGGACGAGCGCGTCTCCGGCAAGGGGCCGGAATATGACGCGGCGGGGCAGATCCTGGGGCCGGGTTTACACGACCATCACCTGCATCTCCTCGCCGCCGCGGCGCGGCGGGAGTCGGTCGATCTGTCCGGCTGCCGGAACGCCGACGCGATTGTCGATCGGCTGCGACGTGCGACGGGCACGCCGGTCACCTGGGTGCGCGCGATCGGCTATGACGAGCGCGTGGCAGGCCTGCCCGACCGGGCGGTGCTTGATGCCTGGCTACCGGACCGCCCACTGCGGATACAGGATCGCACCGGGGGCTATTGGCTGTTGAACAGCGCGGGGGTGAGGCGACTGGGCGGCCCACCCTTTCCCGCCTGTGTCGAACGATCGGCGGATGGCGAACCGAACGGACGAATATGGCGCGGCGACGCCTGGCTGCGCGGACGGATCGGCGGCCAGCCGCCGTCGCTCGCGGCGCTTGGCGCGACGCTGGCGCGCTGGGGCGTTACGGCTGTTACCGATGCCGGTGCTTCAAACGGTGCCGCCGAAGCCGCGCTGCTTGCCGGTGCATTGCCCCAGCGGCTGACCATCATGGGCACGGAGGCGCTTCCCGCTGGTGAGGGATATCGGCTCGGGGCTGTCAAGCTGCTGCTCGACGAAAACGACCTGCCCCCGCTCGCGCAACTCGCCGCCCGGATCGATGCAGCGCGCCGTTTGGGTCGGCCTGTCGCCGCCCATTGCGTCACGCTGGGCGAACTGCTGTTTTACCTCGGCGCGCTCGACCAGGCGGGCGGAACCAAGCCGGGGGACCGGATCGAACATGGCGGAAGGATCGCCTACAGCCTGATCGACGATATTGCGGCTGCCGGCCTGATCGTCGTGACCCAGCCCAATTTCATCCACGATCGCGGCGACCGTTATCGCGCCCAGATGCAGGATGATGAATTGGGCGATCTTTACCGGCTGGGCTCGTTGATCCGTGCGGGTGTTGCGATGCGCGGCGGATCCGACGCGCCTTATGGTGAGCTCAATCCGTGGATCGCCCTGCGCGCCGCGACCGATCGCCGGACGCAAAGGGGGCACGTTATCGGCATTGATGAAGCCATCGGCCGCGAAGCCGCGCTGGCGCTGTATGAGGCGGGGGCGCTGCACATTGGCGGTCCGGCGGACCTGATGCTGTACGATTGGCCGCGCGATCCCGGTGCGCTGGGCCATGTCGGCCTGACCGTCATCGGCGGCGACATCGTCTGGCAGGCCTGA
- a CDS encoding enoyl-CoA hydratase/isomerase family protein: MTGPDHLDADRLSAPGGEPVLVVDAARWRRPRAPVQAVVIGVDEAGDLPPVVADDFDLLLTGAIAPSRPWVSLARAPGADMLATAVRQSPLAATIAAQVLRMTARLSFPDALAVESFAYSTLLGGSEFARWRMGRNPGDTLRTPDDPLQIEREGDRVIVTLNDPVSRNAMSAPMRDALYEALANILDDPSRPAVTLCGAGRCFSSGGALDEFGSARDLAEAHAVRTLHSCARALDAIGERGAVRLHGACIGSGIEIAAAAHRRIAAPDAWFQLPELGMGLIPGAGGTISIARAIGRHRTLWMLLSGRRIKAPTALEWGLVHHVEEAA; this comes from the coding sequence ATGACCGGCCCCGACCATCTCGACGCGGATCGCCTGTCCGCGCCGGGCGGGGAACCGGTGCTGGTGGTCGATGCAGCGCGCTGGCGCCGACCGCGCGCGCCCGTTCAGGCGGTGGTGATCGGCGTGGACGAAGCGGGCGATCTACCGCCCGTGGTCGCCGACGATTTCGACCTGCTGCTGACCGGCGCAATCGCCCCGTCGCGCCCGTGGGTTTCGCTGGCCAGAGCGCCCGGCGCGGACATGCTCGCGACGGCCGTTCGGCAAAGCCCGCTTGCCGCAACCATCGCGGCGCAGGTGCTGCGGATGACCGCCCGGCTTTCCTTCCCAGATGCACTCGCGGTCGAATCCTTCGCCTATTCCACGCTTCTGGGGGGTTCCGAATTTGCGCGCTGGCGGATGGGACGCAATCCTGGCGATACCCTTCGGACCCCGGATGATCCATTGCAGATCGAGCGCGAAGGCGACCGGGTTATCGTCACGCTGAACGATCCGGTCAGCCGCAATGCGATGTCTGCCCCCATGCGCGACGCACTGTATGAAGCGCTGGCCAATATATTGGACGACCCCAGCCGCCCTGCCGTCACGCTTTGCGGTGCCGGGCGTTGCTTTTCGAGCGGGGGCGCGCTGGACGAGTTCGGAAGCGCGCGCGATCTGGCCGAAGCCCATGCCGTCCGCACGCTCCATAGCTGCGCCCGCGCGCTCGACGCGATCGGCGAGCGCGGCGCCGTCCGCCTGCATGGCGCCTGCATCGGCTCCGGGATCGAAATCGCCGCCGCCGCGCATCGGCGCATCGCAGCCCCCGACGCCTGGTTTCAGCTCCCGGAACTCGGCATGGGGCTCATTCCCGGCGCGGGCGGCACCATCAGCATCGCGCGGGCGATCGGTCGGCACCGGACGCTTTGGATGCTGCTCTCGGGCCGACGGATCAAAGCGCCCACGGCGCTGGAATGGGGACTGGTCCATCATGTCGAGGAGGCGGCTTGA